Proteins co-encoded in one Actinomadura luteofluorescens genomic window:
- a CDS encoding ABC transporter ATP-binding protein: MTSPHPAPAIVIDRVTKNFTLRHARSIKEMSVRALRGQRLSDRFRALDEVSLTIGQGETVALMGLNGSGKSTLLKLISGVMSPDAGSVLVRGRVAGLIDVGAGLHPELTGRENVFLNGAILGMRKAEIARKFDAIADFSGVGRFLDDQVKFYSSGMFMRLAFSIAAHTEPDVFLIDEVLAVGDPPFRDKCLDRIRELRGEGRTMVVVAHDIRMLVGLCDRGVTMRQGRVIFDGPTEEAGRLVREDRAARRAAAQAGTAAAPGVSGGIGDLGG; the protein is encoded by the coding sequence TTGACCTCCCCGCACCCGGCCCCGGCGATCGTCATCGACCGCGTCACGAAGAACTTCACGCTGCGGCACGCGCGTTCGATCAAGGAGATGAGCGTCCGCGCGCTGCGCGGGCAGCGCCTGTCGGACCGGTTCCGGGCGCTCGACGAGGTCAGCCTCACCATCGGCCAGGGCGAGACCGTCGCGCTCATGGGGCTGAACGGGTCCGGCAAGAGCACCCTGCTCAAGCTGATCTCCGGGGTGATGAGCCCCGACGCCGGGTCGGTCCTCGTCCGGGGCCGCGTCGCCGGGCTGATCGACGTCGGCGCCGGCCTGCACCCCGAGCTGACGGGCCGCGAGAACGTGTTCCTCAACGGCGCGATCCTCGGCATGCGCAAGGCCGAGATCGCCCGCAAGTTCGACGCGATCGCCGATTTCTCCGGCGTCGGGCGCTTCCTTGACGACCAGGTGAAGTTCTACTCCTCCGGCATGTTCATGCGGCTGGCCTTCTCGATCGCGGCGCACACCGAGCCGGACGTCTTCCTCATCGACGAGGTGCTGGCCGTCGGCGACCCGCCGTTCCGGGACAAGTGCCTGGACCGCATCCGCGAGCTGCGCGGCGAGGGCCGGACCATGGTCGTCGTCGCGCACGACATCAGGATGCTCGTCGGGCTCTGCGACCGCGGCGTCACCATGCGGCAGGGCCGCGTGATCTTCGACGGGCCGACGGAGGAGGCCGGCCGGCTGGTTCGCGAGGACCGCGCCGCCCGCCGCGCCGCCGCGCAGGCCGGAACGGCCGCAGCACCGGGAGTTTCCGGGGGAATCGGAGATCTCGGTGGATAG
- a CDS encoding ABC transporter permease — MTVAPFRVDEGLRAPGGDGGLRRTFRETYLLRLLVRRELRARYKGSLLGLGWSYVRPAVHFAVYFYVIGVFLGMDDRVENFPVYLFSGMVLINLFTETLHSTTRSVTGNAALVRKVFLPRELFPTASVLVSLVHFLPGLMILLGGAVAAGWRPAPAELAAAACGFAIVIVLGFGLGLFCAAVNVFFRDLEQVVDISMIVITWSVPMIYPWTHVQTHAPGWVLDLYLANPLVSAVSLFQRAFWHPGTGGDFAFPPHLYAHAGISLAVSVLVFVAGHAAFSLMQARFAQEM; from the coding sequence ATGACCGTCGCGCCGTTCCGGGTGGACGAGGGGCTGCGGGCGCCGGGAGGGGACGGCGGCCTGCGGCGGACGTTCCGCGAGACGTACCTGCTGCGGCTGCTGGTGCGCCGCGAGCTCAGGGCCCGCTACAAGGGCTCGCTGCTCGGCCTCGGCTGGTCCTACGTGCGGCCGGCGGTGCACTTCGCCGTCTACTTCTACGTCATCGGCGTCTTCCTCGGCATGGACGACCGGGTCGAGAACTTCCCGGTCTACCTGTTCTCGGGCATGGTCCTGATCAACCTGTTCACCGAGACGCTGCACTCGACGACCCGCTCGGTGACGGGCAACGCCGCGCTCGTCCGCAAGGTGTTCCTGCCGCGCGAGCTCTTCCCGACCGCGTCGGTGCTGGTCTCGCTCGTCCACTTCCTGCCCGGGCTGATGATCCTGCTGGGCGGGGCCGTCGCCGCCGGGTGGCGGCCGGCCCCCGCGGAGCTGGCCGCGGCCGCGTGCGGGTTCGCGATCGTCATCGTCCTCGGCTTCGGGCTCGGGCTGTTCTGCGCGGCCGTGAACGTGTTCTTCCGCGACCTGGAGCAGGTCGTCGACATCTCCATGATCGTCATCACCTGGTCGGTGCCGATGATCTATCCGTGGACCCACGTCCAGACGCACGCGCCCGGCTGGGTGCTGGACCTCTACCTCGCCAACCCGCTCGTCAGCGCCGTCTCCCTGTTCCAGCGGGCCTTCTGGCACCCCGGGACCGGCGGCGACTTCGCGTTCCCGCCCCACCTCTACGCCCACGCCGGCATCTCCCTGGCCGTCAGCGTGCTGGTGTTCGTCGCCGGGCACGCGGCGTTCTCCCTCATGCAGGCGCGCTTCGCGCAGGAGATGTAG
- a CDS encoding glycosyltransferase, whose translation MTENAETSGKTGAAPGMRVLQRVVMPVDRDLDVLKLYVEGEIARGAEALAAETAAEAAAPADAAEGAGRRSVVVPVGRRVSFATYFNAFPASYWRRWTSVEEVVLRVRVRGQATVIVYRSSAKGHVQRVDSVRVDSETSREETFRLTLRPFIDGGWYWMDVLAGESNAVLERADWCADTSATGPVRQGRVSLGITTYNRPGFCVDQLVALGGAPEALDVVDAVYVVDQGNQRVRDDEGFERAAALLGPKLRVIEQGNLGGSGGFSRAMDETLKAGTSDYVLLLDDDVVTETEGVLRAVAFADFARTPTIVGGHMFNLFVRSQLHAYGETIGRYRWWWEEAAHTKREHDFAKAPDPSPRARTSSGSLLRTKWLHRRVDVDYNGWWMCLIPTDVVRKVGLSMPMFIKWDDAEYCVRAGEAGFPTVTLPGMAAWHVPWQDKDDGIDWQAYFHERNRLVTALMHSPYERGGNLLKESFIISVKHALAMQYSTAELMLSAIEDVLSGPEHMHAGIVSKLPEILAFRADFPDAQNRASHEEFPQVRRARPPKRGRGFKPPRGTVNVLASAMLGTVRQLRPVEPGSRGNPQAVVPHIDRHWSLLSQVDSALVSSADGTRVAWYQRDPERFRALLRRTSLLHARLGREWPELSRRYRAAMADLASAEAWRATFDAAAGPDGGGPGGGGSG comes from the coding sequence GTGACCGAAAACGCCGAGACGTCCGGGAAGACAGGCGCCGCCCCCGGGATGCGGGTCCTGCAGCGCGTCGTGATGCCCGTCGACCGCGACCTGGACGTCCTCAAGCTGTACGTCGAGGGGGAGATCGCCCGCGGGGCGGAGGCCCTCGCCGCCGAGACGGCCGCCGAGGCCGCGGCCCCGGCGGACGCGGCCGAGGGCGCCGGCCGGCGCAGCGTGGTCGTGCCGGTCGGGCGCCGGGTCTCGTTCGCGACCTACTTCAACGCCTTCCCGGCCAGCTACTGGCGCCGCTGGACGTCGGTGGAGGAGGTCGTGCTGCGGGTCCGGGTGCGCGGCCAGGCCACCGTCATCGTCTACCGGTCCAGCGCGAAGGGCCACGTCCAGCGGGTCGACTCCGTCCGCGTCGACTCCGAGACGTCCCGCGAGGAGACGTTCCGGCTGACGCTGCGCCCGTTCATCGACGGCGGCTGGTACTGGATGGACGTGCTCGCCGGGGAGAGCAACGCCGTTCTGGAGCGCGCCGACTGGTGCGCCGACACGAGCGCCACCGGGCCCGTCCGGCAGGGCCGGGTCAGCCTGGGCATCACCACGTACAACCGCCCGGGCTTCTGCGTAGACCAGCTCGTCGCGCTCGGCGGCGCTCCGGAGGCGCTCGACGTGGTGGACGCCGTCTACGTCGTCGACCAGGGCAACCAGCGCGTCCGCGACGACGAGGGCTTCGAGCGCGCCGCCGCACTGCTCGGACCGAAGCTGCGCGTCATCGAGCAGGGCAACCTCGGCGGGTCCGGCGGCTTCTCCCGGGCGATGGACGAGACCCTCAAGGCCGGGACCAGCGACTACGTTCTGCTCCTGGACGACGACGTGGTCACCGAGACCGAGGGCGTCCTGCGCGCCGTCGCGTTCGCGGACTTCGCCCGGACGCCGACGATCGTGGGCGGCCACATGTTCAACCTGTTCGTCCGCTCGCAACTGCACGCCTACGGCGAGACCATCGGACGGTACCGCTGGTGGTGGGAGGAGGCCGCGCACACCAAGCGCGAGCACGACTTCGCCAAGGCCCCCGACCCGAGCCCCCGCGCGCGGACCAGCTCCGGGAGCCTGCTCAGGACGAAGTGGCTGCACCGGCGCGTGGACGTCGACTACAACGGCTGGTGGATGTGCCTCATCCCCACCGACGTCGTTCGCAAGGTCGGGCTGTCCATGCCGATGTTCATCAAGTGGGACGACGCCGAGTACTGCGTCCGCGCCGGCGAGGCGGGCTTCCCGACCGTGACGCTGCCGGGCATGGCCGCGTGGCACGTCCCCTGGCAGGACAAGGACGACGGCATCGACTGGCAGGCGTACTTCCACGAGCGCAACCGCCTGGTCACCGCCCTCATGCACTCCCCGTACGAGCGCGGCGGCAACCTGCTCAAGGAGAGCTTCATCATCTCGGTGAAGCACGCGCTGGCCATGCAGTACTCCACCGCCGAGCTGATGCTGTCGGCGATCGAGGACGTGCTGAGCGGGCCCGAGCACATGCACGCGGGGATCGTCTCGAAGCTGCCGGAGATCCTCGCGTTCCGCGCCGACTTCCCCGACGCGCAGAACCGCGCGAGCCACGAGGAGTTCCCGCAGGTCCGGCGCGCCAGGCCGCCGAAGCGCGGGCGCGGGTTCAAGCCGCCGCGCGGCACCGTGAACGTGCTCGCGAGCGCGATGCTCGGCACCGTCAGGCAGCTCCGCCCGGTCGAACCCGGCTCGCGCGGCAACCCGCAGGCCGTCGTCCCGCACATCGACCGGCACTGGAGCCTGCTGTCGCAGGTCGACAGCGCGCTCGTCTCCTCCGCCGACGGCACCCGGGTGGCCTGGTACCAGCGCGACCCGGAGCGCTTCCGGGCGCTGCTGCGGCGCACGTCGCTGCTGCACGCCCGGCTCGGCCGCGAGTGGCCGGAGCTGAGCCGCCGCTACCGGGCCGCGATGGCCGACCTCGCCTCCGCCGAGGCCTGGCGGGCGACGTTCGACGCCGCGGCCGGCCCGGACGGGGGCGGCCCCGGCGGGGGCGGGTCCGGATGA
- the glf gene encoding UDP-galactopyranose mutase has product MNVDLVVAGAGFFGLTVAERCAAGLGLRVLVLDRRDHIGGNAYSEAEPETGIEVHRYGAHLFHTSNERVWEYANRFTAFTGYRHRVYSTYKGRVYPMPINLGTICAYFGRVFTPDEARALIAGQAAEIRRPANLEEQAISLIGRPLYEAFIRGYTAKQWRTDPRDLPAEIITRLPVRYTFDNRYFDDTHEGLPVDGYTAWLERMADHPNIEVRLNTDFFDLRDDLAGNVPVVYTGPLDRYFDYAEGELGWRTLDFETEVVPTGDFQGTPVMNYADEDVPYTRIHEFRHFHPERAGYPSDRTVIMREYSRAAARGDEPYYPVNTAADRARLLAYRELARREDGVLFGGRLGTYKYLDMHMAIASALTMVDNRLRPHFGEGSRLTSGGMDE; this is encoded by the coding sequence GTGAACGTTGATCTCGTGGTGGCCGGTGCCGGGTTCTTCGGCCTCACGGTCGCCGAACGGTGCGCGGCCGGGCTCGGCCTGCGCGTGCTCGTCCTCGACCGCCGCGACCACATCGGCGGGAACGCCTACAGCGAGGCGGAGCCGGAGACGGGCATCGAGGTGCACCGCTACGGCGCGCACCTGTTCCACACCTCCAACGAGCGGGTGTGGGAGTACGCGAACCGGTTCACCGCCTTCACCGGCTACCGGCACCGCGTGTACTCCACCTACAAGGGCCGGGTCTACCCGATGCCGATCAACCTCGGCACGATCTGCGCGTACTTCGGCCGCGTCTTCACCCCCGACGAGGCGCGCGCGCTCATCGCCGGGCAGGCCGCCGAGATCCGCCGTCCGGCCAACCTGGAGGAGCAGGCGATCTCGCTGATCGGGCGCCCGCTGTACGAGGCGTTCATCCGTGGCTACACCGCCAAGCAGTGGCGGACCGACCCCCGCGACCTCCCCGCGGAGATCATCACCCGGCTGCCGGTGCGCTACACCTTCGACAACCGGTACTTCGACGACACGCACGAGGGGCTCCCGGTCGACGGCTACACCGCCTGGCTGGAGCGGATGGCCGACCACCCCAACATCGAGGTCCGGCTGAACACCGACTTCTTCGACCTGCGGGACGACCTCGCCGGCAACGTGCCCGTCGTCTACACCGGCCCGCTGGACCGCTACTTCGACTACGCCGAGGGCGAGCTCGGCTGGCGGACGCTGGACTTCGAGACCGAGGTCGTGCCGACCGGCGACTTCCAGGGCACCCCGGTCATGAACTACGCCGACGAGGACGTCCCCTACACCCGGATCCACGAGTTCCGGCACTTCCACCCCGAGCGCGCGGGCTACCCGTCCGACCGGACGGTCATCATGCGGGAGTACTCGCGGGCCGCCGCGCGCGGCGACGAGCCGTACTATCCCGTCAACACCGCCGCCGACCGGGCCCGGCTGCTCGCCTACCGTGAGCTGGCCAGGCGCGAGGACGGCGTGCTCTTCGGCGGGCGGCTCGGCACCTACAAGTACCTCGACATGCACATGGCCATCGCCAGCGCGCTCACCATGGTCGACAACAGGCTGCGTCCCCATTTCGGCGAGGGCTCGCGTCTCACTAGCGGAGGTATGGACGAGTGA
- a CDS encoding glycosyltransferase → MNRGPESRGGPSVTAVVVTYDRRDLLDEALTALGAQTRPPDRITVVDNASADGTAAMVAERFPGADLLALPRNIGGAGGFSAGMARAMGGGADLLWLLDDDTVPEPEALQALLDARQRAATEEDGPPVLVASRVVWTDGRDHPMNTPRPKPRATAAESRLARAAGCVPIRSASFVSALVDAEAVRERGLPVADYFLWNDDFEFTTRLLRGRRGLLCPGSVVVHKTREFGGADADPGDRFFYEVRNKIWLFTGSRGLAPPERALYAGSTVRRWARTFAGSSDRAVLRRALARGVRDGLLTRPRPTAAILRETGALGETDISLPHDGRRHDRDG, encoded by the coding sequence GTGAACCGGGGCCCGGAGAGCCGCGGCGGGCCGTCCGTCACCGCGGTCGTCGTCACCTACGACCGGCGCGACCTGCTCGACGAGGCCCTGACCGCGCTCGGCGCCCAGACGCGCCCCCCGGACCGGATCACCGTGGTCGACAACGCGTCCGCCGACGGCACCGCCGCGATGGTCGCCGAGCGGTTCCCGGGCGCCGACCTGCTCGCCCTGCCCCGCAACATCGGCGGGGCCGGCGGGTTCAGCGCCGGGATGGCCCGGGCGATGGGCGGCGGGGCCGATCTGCTCTGGCTGCTGGACGACGACACCGTGCCCGAGCCGGAGGCCCTCCAAGCCCTGCTGGACGCGCGGCAGAGGGCCGCGACCGAGGAGGACGGTCCACCCGTGCTCGTGGCGAGCCGCGTCGTCTGGACCGACGGCCGGGACCACCCGATGAACACCCCCCGTCCCAAGCCGCGGGCGACGGCCGCCGAGTCGCGGCTCGCGCGCGCGGCGGGCTGCGTGCCGATCCGGTCCGCCTCCTTCGTGTCGGCGCTGGTGGACGCGGAGGCGGTGCGCGAGCGCGGGCTGCCGGTCGCCGACTACTTCCTCTGGAACGACGACTTCGAGTTCACGACGCGGCTGCTGCGCGGGCGCCGCGGGCTGCTCTGCCCCGGCAGCGTCGTGGTCCACAAGACCCGGGAGTTCGGCGGGGCGGACGCGGATCCGGGCGACCGCTTCTTCTACGAGGTGCGCAACAAGATCTGGCTGTTCACGGGGAGCCGCGGGCTCGCACCGCCGGAGCGGGCGCTGTACGCGGGGTCGACGGTGCGGCGATGGGCGCGCACGTTCGCCGGGTCCTCCGACCGCGCGGTGCTGCGCCGCGCCCTGGCCCGCGGCGTCAGGGACGGCCTGCTCACCCGCCCGAGGCCGACCGCCGCGATCCTGCGGGAGACCGGCGCCCTGGGAGAGACCGACATCTCGTTACCTCACGACGGCCGCCGCCATGATCGCGACGGGTGA
- a CDS encoding glycosyltransferase family 39 protein has translation MIATGDRPRDGSARVTRLLAGPAAPIGCAALTLAVALAGIGTPSLWLDEAATISMTTRSYGDMLRVFPHLDLVHALYYMIMKPWVAAFGTDALALRLPGALAMAAAAAGVAVIGRRCLGPAAGLAAGLAWAAGPQTSRWAQEARSYAMTAAVAVLATYLLVRALDRDEQRRWPWFAGYAPAVAVLGCLHLDGALLLAAHGVTVLLTRPKAGVWLRWLASASVAAAPLVVLAVAAQDQKRQVKWLPRPSWDVAWAQLQFLTGDRALVAPVMALALLGVVTSVLGRASRPHPTASLPAVALSWALVPTVLLLLVSNVTDPVFYYRYTTYCLPAVALLAGAGVAGLLTVTRRPAARTVLVCAAAAALAVPSLPAHDYIRRQDSRPDDMRAAADVVRAHARPGDAVVYLAGSARWSAATYPGAFGRLRDAGMRTDPVTAANLKGRDLLPRELPPRLARADRVWVMDHRSLDPHGPVIERRERAVQSAGPWRKAGTWTYRGGWLALFERTGPYRSSR, from the coding sequence ATGATCGCGACGGGTGACCGGCCGCGGGACGGCTCGGCGCGCGTCACCCGCCTGCTCGCCGGGCCGGCGGCCCCCATCGGCTGCGCCGCGCTGACGCTCGCCGTGGCGCTCGCCGGCATCGGCACCCCGTCGCTGTGGCTGGACGAGGCCGCCACGATCAGCATGACGACCCGGTCGTACGGCGACATGCTGCGCGTCTTCCCGCACCTGGACCTCGTCCACGCCCTCTACTACATGATCATGAAGCCGTGGGTGGCGGCGTTCGGGACGGACGCGCTCGCGCTGCGGCTGCCCGGCGCGCTCGCCATGGCGGCGGCCGCGGCCGGCGTCGCCGTCATCGGCCGGCGGTGCCTCGGCCCGGCGGCCGGGCTCGCGGCCGGGCTGGCGTGGGCCGCCGGGCCGCAGACCAGCCGGTGGGCGCAGGAGGCGCGCTCCTACGCCATGACCGCGGCGGTCGCCGTGCTCGCGACCTACCTGCTCGTGCGGGCTCTCGACCGGGACGAGCAGCGCCGGTGGCCGTGGTTCGCGGGCTACGCCCCCGCGGTCGCGGTTCTGGGGTGCCTGCATCTGGACGGAGCCCTGCTGCTCGCGGCGCACGGCGTGACCGTCCTGCTGACCCGTCCCAAGGCCGGGGTGTGGCTGCGCTGGCTGGCGTCCGCCTCGGTGGCCGCCGCCCCGCTCGTGGTGCTGGCGGTCGCGGCGCAGGACCAGAAGCGCCAGGTGAAATGGCTCCCCCGGCCCTCGTGGGACGTCGCGTGGGCGCAGCTCCAGTTCCTGACCGGGGACCGCGCGCTCGTCGCGCCGGTCATGGCGCTCGCTCTGCTCGGCGTGGTGACGAGCGTGCTGGGACGCGCATCGCGCCCGCACCCCACGGCCTCACTGCCCGCCGTCGCGCTTTCGTGGGCGCTCGTGCCAACGGTGCTGCTGCTCCTCGTCTCCAACGTGACGGACCCGGTCTTCTACTACCGGTACACGACCTACTGCCTGCCCGCGGTCGCGCTGCTCGCCGGCGCCGGCGTGGCCGGACTGCTCACCGTCACCCGCCGCCCCGCCGCTCGCACCGTCCTGGTGTGCGCCGCCGCAGCGGCACTCGCCGTCCCGTCCCTCCCGGCCCACGACTACATCCGCCGCCAGGACAGCCGCCCCGACGACATGCGTGCGGCCGCCGACGTCGTCCGCGCGCACGCCCGGCCCGGGGACGCCGTCGTCTACCTCGCCGGGAGCGCCCGTTGGAGCGCCGCCACCTATCCGGGCGCGTTCGGACGGCTGCGCGACGCCGGCATGCGCACGGACCCGGTGACCGCCGCCAACCTCAAGGGCCGCGACCTGCTCCCCCGCGAGCTGCCGCCGAGGCTCGCCCGGGCGGACCGGGTGTGGGTGATGGACCACCGGTCACTCGACCCGCACGGCCCGGTCATCGAACGGCGGGAGCGGGCGGTGCAGTCCGCCGGGCCCTGGCGGAAGGCCGGGACGTGGACCTACAGGGGCGGCTGGCTCGCCCTGTTCGAGCGGACGGGCCCCTACCGCAGTTCCAGGTAG
- a CDS encoding family 43 glycosylhydrolase: MRWTNRDPRALAPLLPLVAGAAISALVALVVWLAVTVAPPPGEPGARPQGGPARTGPGASAGAPQPSPAGTPGAIDPPGYSPAEPVIDGSFADPTVIKVAGTYFAYGTNNADAMMPVATAPSPTGPWKTSPGDGLARLPAWAAGGWTWAPEVVAPRGGSGTYVLYFSARRKDGDEQCVGVATASSPAGPFVPQEGGPLVCPLDLGGAIDPASYIERDGARYLLYKTDDQKTAAIHLVKLSPDGLRTAGPAKQILGRSADEPVLVEAPDLVRRGGKYVLLYSAGWYFKSNYQTRYAVASSLEGPYVKGGPVQSTGLYGGKVEGPGSADVFGDGTGDYLVFHGILDYRGGSRVTRGMYVARLGWDGARPAVRGVPVRYEAERGRLNGCVSALARPNASGGAAVGPFARDDCRVEVPVFAPTAGSYSVLTRYANRSGRDSDLEMSVNGYAATSVRLRATAGAGWASVTATVELAAGWNTVGLRRLDGQGQVDYLELR; encoded by the coding sequence ATGAGGTGGACGAACCGGGACCCGCGGGCGCTCGCACCGCTGCTGCCGCTGGTCGCGGGGGCCGCGATCAGCGCCCTGGTCGCGCTGGTCGTCTGGCTGGCCGTGACCGTGGCCCCGCCGCCCGGCGAACCGGGCGCCCGCCCGCAGGGCGGCCCCGCCCGGACCGGCCCCGGCGCGTCCGCGGGGGCGCCGCAGCCGAGCCCGGCGGGCACCCCGGGGGCGATCGACCCGCCCGGCTACTCGCCCGCCGAACCGGTGATCGACGGGTCCTTCGCCGACCCCACCGTGATCAAGGTGGCGGGGACGTACTTCGCCTACGGCACCAACAACGCGGACGCGATGATGCCCGTCGCGACGGCCCCGTCGCCGACGGGCCCCTGGAAGACCTCGCCCGGCGACGGCCTTGCCCGCCTCCCGGCGTGGGCCGCCGGGGGCTGGACCTGGGCCCCCGAAGTCGTCGCGCCGCGCGGGGGATCGGGCACCTACGTGCTGTACTTCTCCGCGCGGCGCAAGGACGGCGACGAGCAGTGCGTCGGGGTCGCGACCGCGTCCTCGCCCGCGGGCCCGTTCGTCCCGCAGGAGGGCGGGCCGCTGGTCTGCCCGCTGGACCTCGGCGGCGCGATCGACCCCGCGTCCTACATCGAGCGGGACGGCGCCCGCTACCTGCTCTACAAGACCGACGACCAGAAGACGGCCGCGATTCACCTGGTCAAGCTGAGCCCGGACGGGCTGCGCACGGCCGGCCCGGCGAAGCAGATCCTGGGCCGGTCGGCGGACGAGCCCGTCCTGGTCGAGGCGCCCGACCTGGTCCGGCGCGGCGGGAAGTACGTGCTGCTGTACTCGGCGGGCTGGTACTTCAAGTCGAACTACCAGACGCGCTACGCGGTGGCCTCGTCGCTCGAAGGGCCGTACGTCAAGGGCGGCCCCGTCCAGTCCACCGGCCTGTACGGCGGGAAGGTCGAGGGGCCGGGCAGTGCGGACGTGTTCGGCGACGGCACCGGCGACTACCTCGTCTTCCACGGCATCCTCGACTACCGCGGCGGCTCCAGGGTGACCCGCGGCATGTACGTCGCCCGCCTCGGCTGGGACGGCGCGCGGCCCGCCGTCCGGGGCGTCCCCGTCCGGTACGAGGCGGAGCGGGGACGGCTGAACGGCTGCGTCTCGGCGCTGGCGCGGCCCAACGCGTCCGGCGGTGCGGCGGTCGGCCCCTTCGCGCGCGACGACTGCCGCGTCGAGGTTCCCGTGTTCGCGCCCACCGCCGGGAGCTACTCGGTCCTGACCCGGTACGCCAACCGCTCCGGGCGCGACTCCGACCTGGAGATGTCGGTGAACGGCTACGCCGCGACGTCCGTCCGGCTGCGCGCCACGGCGGGCGCCGGCTGGGCGTCCGTCACGGCGACGGTGGAGCTGGCCGCGGGCTGGAACACGGTCGGGCTGCGCCGCCTGGACGGGCAGGGGCAGGTCGACTACCTGGAACTGCGGTAG
- a CDS encoding sulfatase family protein, with protein sequence MIRHRRLAAVLCLLGVLGATGCLFQPVERSAPKATKIPKKPNIVFVLTDDLSWNLVAHMPQVVQMQRDGLTFDDFIMADSLCCTSRATIFTGRYPHNTGVRTNFPPDGGYEVFKDKGGEQASFAPSLQKAGYRTALLGKYMNGYQPNDTQGDTKPYVPPGWNEWHVSGNGYPEYNYNLNENGRLVHYGARPQDYLTDVLANKGVEFVQRSGKTGRPFFMEIATFAPHGPFVPAPRHAGLFGGLTAPRPPSFNEADIRDKPSWLRSHPLLRRPGIGRIDQGFRDRVRMVQSVDEMIGRIRSALKERGLDRDTYLVFGSDNGFHLGEHRLAGGKMTAFDTDIRVPYIVVGPGVPSGRKVREIAQNTDLAPTFQELAGVRPPATTDGRSLVPFLRGASPAGWRESALVEHVKPPPSPLDPDRQDSAPGSPTTYNAIRTGDMLYVEYTGGETEYYDRVRDPHELNNIAAGLPEQRRRHLSDLLYALTHCTGSGCTPAGRSR encoded by the coding sequence TTGATCCGACATCGGCGGCTGGCGGCCGTGCTGTGCCTGCTCGGCGTCCTCGGAGCGACCGGCTGCCTCTTCCAGCCGGTGGAGCGTTCCGCGCCGAAGGCGACGAAGATCCCGAAGAAGCCGAACATCGTGTTCGTCCTGACCGACGACCTGTCCTGGAACCTCGTCGCGCACATGCCGCAGGTGGTGCAGATGCAGCGGGACGGGCTCACCTTCGACGACTTCATCATGGCCGACTCGCTCTGCTGCACCTCGCGCGCCACGATCTTCACCGGCCGGTACCCGCACAACACCGGGGTCCGCACGAACTTCCCACCGGACGGCGGCTACGAGGTCTTCAAGGACAAGGGCGGCGAGCAGGCGTCGTTCGCCCCGTCCCTGCAGAAGGCCGGCTACCGGACGGCGCTGCTCGGCAAGTACATGAACGGCTACCAGCCCAACGACACCCAGGGCGACACGAAGCCGTACGTCCCGCCGGGATGGAACGAATGGCACGTCAGCGGCAACGGCTACCCCGAGTACAACTACAACCTGAACGAGAACGGCCGGCTCGTCCACTACGGCGCCCGGCCGCAGGACTACCTGACCGACGTCCTGGCGAACAAGGGCGTCGAGTTCGTCCAGCGGTCCGGGAAGACCGGGCGGCCGTTCTTCATGGAGATCGCGACGTTCGCGCCGCACGGGCCGTTCGTCCCGGCGCCGCGCCACGCCGGGCTGTTCGGCGGCCTGACGGCGCCCCGCCCGCCGTCGTTCAACGAGGCCGACATCCGCGACAAGCCGTCCTGGCTGCGGTCGCATCCGCTGCTGCGCAGGCCGGGGATCGGCCGCATCGACCAGGGCTTCCGCGACCGGGTGCGGATGGTCCAGTCGGTCGACGAGATGATCGGCCGTATCCGGTCGGCGCTGAAGGAGCGCGGCCTCGACCGCGACACCTACCTGGTGTTCGGCTCCGACAACGGCTTCCACCTGGGCGAGCACAGGCTGGCCGGCGGGAAGATGACCGCGTTCGACACCGACATCCGGGTGCCCTACATCGTCGTCGGGCCGGGGGTCCCCTCGGGGCGCAAGGTCCGCGAGATCGCGCAGAACACCGACCTGGCCCCGACGTTCCAGGAACTGGCGGGCGTGCGCCCGCCGGCGACGACCGACGGCCGGTCGCTCGTCCCCTTCCTGCGCGGCGCCTCCCCGGCGGGCTGGCGCGAGTCGGCGCTGGTCGAGCACGTCAAGCCGCCGCCGTCCCCGCTGGACCCCGACCGGCAGGACTCCGCGCCCGGATCGCCGACCACCTACAACGCGATCCGCACCGGCGACATGCTGTACGTGGAGTACACGGGCGGGGAGACCGAGTACTACGACCGGGTCCGCGATCCGCACGAGCTGAACAACATCGCCGCCGGGCTGCCGGAGCAGCGGCGGCGCCACCTGTCCGACCTCCTGTACGCGCTGACCCACTGCACGGGGTCCGGCTGCACGCCCGCAGGCCGGAGCCGGTGA